GTCTATTTATCTTGCAGATCTTGAAAAGATTATCTTTGAGCCGATTCAAGATTTATACAAATAGATATTTCTACCAGAGTTGTCATTTCGACTCTGGTATTTTCGTTCGTCAGTAGAAGAAAAGAGGCTCAAAAAAAGCTAGGAAACATTCGTTTTTTGTTCCAAATTTTTGATCAAAAATTGAATTCATGTCCTATTTATGATAGAATATGTGGAAAAGCACTCTGGAGATGGCAATGAAATTAAGAACCAATAGCAAGGGCCTCAGGGGCACCATTCGTGTCCCTGGTGACAAATCCATCAGTCACCGATCCATTATTTTTGGAAGTCTTGCAAAGGGCGAAACCAAGGTCTATGATATCTTGCGAGGCGAAGATGTGCTTTCTACCATCCAGGTGTTTCGAGACTTGGGAGTCTCCATCCAAGATGACGGGGATGTGATTCGGATTCAAGGAGTCGGCTTTCAAGGTCTTCAAGCTCCGACCGCTCCCCTTGATATGGGGAATTCAGGAACGTCTATTCGTTTGATCTCAGGTGTACTAGCAGGTCAGGATTTTGCTGTGACCATGGTTGGAGACGACAGCCTTTCCAAACGGCCCATGGATCGTGTCGCGATCCCACTGCGTCAGATGGGGGTAGAGATTGCTGGTCAGGGAGAGCGCGATTGCCCTCCTTTACATGAAAAAGGCACCCATCAGCTTCACCCCATTCATTACCGTTTGCCAGCGGCATCGGCCCAAGTCAAGTCTGCTCTTATTTTTGCGGCTTTACAGGCTGAGGGTGAATCGATGATTATCGAGAAGGAAAAGACCCGTGACCATACGGAAGATATGATCCGCCAATTTGGCGGAGAGATCCAGGTAGACGGAAAAATCATCCGCATCCAGGGCGGACAAGAGTTCCAAGGTCAAGAAGTCATCGTTCCTGGAGATATTTCCAGTGCAGCCTTTTGGTTAGTGGCTGGCCTCATTCTGCCAGATAGTATGATCAAGATTGAAAATGTTGGCATCAACCAAACGCGGATAGGGATTCTCGAAGTGATTCAAGAAATGGGGGGAGATCTCACTATTGAGGATCGTGATGAAAAAGCGGTCTCTGCGAGTCTCACTGTCAAGACTTCGTCCTTAAAAGGGATTCGGATTGATGGGGAGTTGATTCCACGCTTGATTGATGAATTGCCGATTATTGCTTTACTAGCGACACAAGCAAATGGTCAGACTGTGATTGCGGATGCTGAAGAGCTTCGTGTGAAAGAAACGGACCGTATCCAGGTCGTAGCAGATAGCCTCAATGCTATGGGAGCCACTGTCGTGCCAACGGAAGACGGCATGATCATCACTGGACCGACTCCTCTACATGGAGCAGAATTGGAGACCTTTGGAGATCATCGGATTGGGATGATGGCTACCATTGCTGCCTTATTGGTGAGAGATGGAGATGTGATGCTGGATCGGGCAGAGGCCATTAACACCAGTTACCCTAGTTTTTTTGAAGATTTGGAGACCTTACTGCATGGCTAAAATTTTACTTGGTTTTATGGGAACAGGTAAAACGACCGTTGGTCGCATTCTTGATCCAAAATTCCATGATATGGATGAATTAATTGTTGAAGAGATCGGTATGTCGATCAATGACTATTTCGCAGTGGAAGGAGAAGCAGCCTTTCGTCGTCGCGAGGCTGAAATGCTGGAGCGTTTATTGGAAAATGAAGCGGCTATTATTTCTCCTGGAGGCGGGATTGTGGTCAATCCTCATAACCGTGCACTCTTGGAAAAAAATCTTCACAACATTTATCTGCGGGTAGATTTTGAAACCTTGTACAGCCGCATTCAAAATGACAAAGCCATGCAACGTCCCCTCTTTTTAAACCACACCAAAGAAGAATTCAAGAAGATTTTTGAAGGACGTTTGCCTTTGTATGAGGATATTGCTACCCATATTGTGGATGTTGAGGACAAAACACCTGAAGAAATTGCGGAGATCATTCGATGCTTGTAGGCTATCTTGGTCCCAAGGGATCTTTTACCCATGATGTGGCGACACATAGCTTTCCAACTTCTGAACGCATTGCCTATCGGACGATCACAGATGTCATCAAGGCTTATGAGAATCAAGAGATCGATTTTGCGGTTGTCCCAGTTGAAAACTCGATTGAAGGCAGTGTCCATGAGACCCTTGATTACCTCTTTCACCAAGGGACCATCCAGGCCGTTGCAGAAGTGGTCTATCCCATCAAGCAACAGCTCTTGGTGGCTAAAAAAGACCGCCCCATTCGAACGGTCTATTCGCATCCACAGGCCTTGGCCCAAGGGAAGGCTTTTCTAAGGGCCCATTATCCAGATGCGGCTATGGAAATGACGGCTTCAACAGCCTATGCGGCTCGCTATGTGGCAGAGCATCCAGACCTGGAAATTGCAGCGATTGCGCCTCTAGCAGCAGCCAGTGAGTACGGCTTGGAAGTCCAGGCCAAAGACATCCAGGAAATTGAGGACAATTATACACGTTTTTGGATTTTAGGGGCCAAAGAGCCAGCGATCTCAGAAACTTTAAGTCCGGCCCTTCAAAAAGTTAGCTTGGCTTTGACCTTACCAAGTAACTTGGCAGGAGCCCTCTATAAAGGTTTGTCCACCTTTGCTTGGAGGGGGATCAATTTGACCAAGATTGAAAGTCGTCCCTTAAAAACAGCTTTAGGAGAATACTTTTTCATTATTGACCTCCTGAATGAAGCGCCTGATCTTCTGCAGTTTGCCTATCAAGAATTAGACAGTTTGGGCATTCAGACAAAAGTCTTGGGTCAGTATCAGGTCTATACCTTAAAAGATAACGGAATGGAGAAAAGATGAGTAACGAATCCAACTTTCTATCTCACCATGAGCGAAAGCGATTAGAGTACTTATACTCAAATTTTCATTATTTGAATGAACGAGAACAACTAGAATACAATTACCTGCTCAAGAAGAGCCAAGGAGCTTATGAGGAAGCAGAAGCCCTTCAACCTGAGGTAGACGCTACAGAAGAAGTGCAAGGAGAGATTGCTGAACCAATTGGGGATCTCCCTGTTTACCAATCACGTAGCAAAAAGTCTAAGAAGAAAGCAGTTGCTGCGACGAGCGATATACCTAAGAAACCACGGAAAAAGATCCGCGTCAAGCGGATTCTTAAGTGGCTTGCTCTCTTTTTCTTGCTCATTATCGGTGGCATGGTCTTCATGTTTGTGAAAGGCCTCAACAGCAAGCCGACAGGTCCAGATGCCAAACCGGCCGTCGTTGAAAAATTTAACGGCAAGAAGTCGCGAGATGGGGTCAATATCCTGATCTTGGGGACAGATGGTCGGATCGGTGAGAAATCGGAAGAGACCCGGACAGACTCCATCATGGTGGTCAATGTCAATAACAAAGAAGGCAAGATCAAGATGGTCAGCTTCATGCGGGATACATTGGTCCATATCGATGGTGTTAGCCAGCAAAAAATTCCAGAGTATGATGGCTACTACGACCAGAAGCTCAATACTGCCTTCACCATCGGGGAGCAAAATAACAACCAAGGAGCTGAATTGGTGCGTCAGATGCTTAAGGATAACTTTGACATTGACATCCAATATTACGCCATGGTCGATTTCAAGACCTTTGCGACAGCAATCGATACTCTCTTCCCAAATGGGGTCGAGATGAATGCGCAATTTTCAACGGTTGATGGCGAAAAGGTCGGTGAAGTAGAAGTTCCAGACGATTTGAACATGAAAGACGGTGTCGTTCCGCAGCAAACCATCAAGGTTGGAAAACAACGGATGGATGGCCGGACCCTTCTCAATTACTCGCGTTTCCGTAAGGATGATGAAGGAGACTTTGGTCGGACCCGTCGCCAACAAGAGGTCATGTCCGCTATCATGCATCAGATCAAGGATCCGACTAAACTCTTTACGGGATCAGAAGCCCTTGGGAAAGTTTTTGCCATGACGTCTACCAATGTTCCTTTCTCTTTCCTATTGACCAATGGACTTGGACTAGTCGGAAGTGCTGGAAAAGGAATTGAACGAGTAACCATCCCAGAAAATGGGGATTGGGTCGATGCCTACGATATGTACGGTGGTCAAGGATTGCTGGTTGATTTTGACGCTTATAAAAAGAAATTGTACCAAATGGGACTGAGATGATATAATAAGGGGATAGGAGTTTTGGACTCCACCCCTTTTAATTTGTAGAAAGATAGAAAACAATGTTAAAGAAAAATGAAATTGTAACGGTTGAGATTGTCGATTTGACCCATGAAGGAGCAGGAGTGGCTAAGGTCGATGGCCTGGTCTTTTTTGTGGAGAATGCCCTGCCAGGAGAAGTCATCCGCATGCGCGTGCTTAAGGTCAATAAGAAGATCGGCTACGGAAAAGTTGAAGAGTATATAGAGAAATCCCCTCACCGCAATGAAGAGCTAGACCTGGCTTACTTGCGAAGTGGTATTGCCGACTTAGGGCACCTGGCTTATCCGGAGCAGCTGAAATTCAAGGCCAAACAGGTCAAGGATAGCCTCTACAAGATGGCAGGAATCTCTGATATCGAAGTCCCCTTGACCTTGGGGATGGACCATCCTGTCCAGTATCGTAACAAGGCCCAGGTCCCTGTCCGTCGTGTCAATGGTCAGGTGGAGACAGGTTTCTTTCGAAAGAACTCTCATGATTTGATGCCGATCGAAGACTTCTATATCCAAGATCCAGTCATTGACCAAGTAGTCTTGGCACTTCGGGACTTGATTCGTCGATTTGACCTTAAGCCTTATGATGAAAAGGAACAATCAGGCTTGATTCGCAATCTGGTGGTCCGCCGAGGTCACCATTCAGGAGAAATCATGGTCATTTTGGTCACCACTCGTCCCAAGGTTTTCCGTGTGGACCAGTTGATCGAGCAGTTGATCAAGCAATTCCCAGCCATCAAATCCGTTATGCAAAATATCAACGACCAGAATACCAATGCTATTTTTGGGAAAGAATGGCGTACGCTTTATGGTCAGGATTACATTACCGATCAAATGTTGGGCAATAGCTTCCAAATCTCTGGGCCAGCCTTTTACCAGGTCAATACAGAAATGGCAGAAAAGCTCTATCAGACAGCTATTGACTTTGCGGATTTGAGAGCAGAGGATATCGTGATTGACGCCTACTCCGGAATTGGAACCATTGGCTTATCAGTTGCCAAGCATGTCAAGGAAGTCTATGGAGTTGAGGTCATCCCAGAAGCAGTGGAGAATAGCCAGAAGAATGCTAGTCTAAATGGCATCACCAATGCCCACTATGTCTGTGACACAGCTGAAAATGCTATGAAGAATTGGCTCAAGGAAGGCATCCAACCAACCGCCATCCTAGTTGACCCACCACGCAAGGGCTTGACCGAAAGCTTTATCAAAGCAAGTGCCCAAACAGGCGCTGATCGCATCGCCTATATCTCCTGTAACGTCGCCACCATGGCGCGTGATATCAAACTCTACCAAGAGTTGGGCTATGAATTGAAGAAAGTCCAGCCGGTGGATTTGTTTCCACAAACACATCACGTGGAGTGTGTTGCTTTGCTCGTAAAAGCCTAGAAACCTTTGAATGAAAGGGAATACGAAAAGCCTTGATTGTAAAGGCTTTTCATATTCCAATAAAGAACTTGACATTAATAGTTACTTCCACTACAATAGAACTACATACCATTGGTATGATAGAAAGGGACTAAAATGGCAAGGAATAGAAACTCACATGAAACTAGACAAAAAATACTAGAGGTCTCTAAAAATTTATTTTTAGAAAAAGGATTTGATAATACGTCAATACAAGATATCATAGATGGCTTAGGTGGATTAACAAAAGGTGTTATCTATCATCATTTTGAGTCCAAATATGATATACTGCAAACGATCATTAGCGAAAATAATCAAGAAATTTTAAATTATAATTGGAGAGGAAATTCTGGATTAGAAAAGATACAAAATTCTTTGATGGACTCTTTCTCTAATTTTGAACACCAAAGGCTCGTTTACTCTGCCTCAATCATGCTAAGAAGTCCTCGTTTGTTAGGAGAGCAGTATTTAGGTCTATTTTCTGATTTTTTACCCGAAATTAGAGAAAAAGTTTACGAAGGAGTTGAAGATGGGTCTATTAAAACAGAATATCCAGAAGAGCTAGCAGATTTAATTGTTTTAACTCTAAATATTTGGATTGGTTTTCAAATTTCCGTCTTTTCATTAGAAGAATTAAAGCGCAAAATGAATTTCATTAAACTTACTTTTGAAGGTCTAGGGGTACAGTTAATTTCTGATGAAATGATGGAGGTGATTTTCAACTTATTCGATCACTTAAAAAAATAGTAAATAAGTCGTCGCATGTCATTCTTGTTAATACTAATTTCTATTTACGTATTATCAATTAAATAAATTATCTTACATAATTTATAATTAAAAAATAACATACTTTAAGTGTGTTATTAAAAATATATTATACATACCGCAGGTATGTTTGTTTTTTTGGTATATACATACCGATAGTATGTATAGTGATATTGTCTGAAGAATAAGCTTATTTTTAAATATTTGTTGAGATTAGTCTGAATAGTTTATTCTTTATTTACGCTTTGGAGGAAAGAATCTATGTTGTCGCTTATTAAAATTGAATTAAATAAAGTTTCTAAATCTAAATTATTTTTAGCCTGGTTGTGTACTATATTTATAGTGTTAGGTATTACAGCAATCATTATTATGGGATTAGGTACTGACAATAAACTAGGAGAATTCACTGGACAGGATTCTAATGTTATTAGAATTACTGGTAAATGGGAAGGTTGGGCAATTGTAGCTTCATTGTTTTCATTTTTATTTACAAAAGCAGCATTTTTGATTTTCGAATCTTATTTATTGTCTACGATTATTATTGATGAATTTAAACGAAGTACAATTTTTCAGTTGTTTTCTTACCCTATTTCTAAAATAAAGTTACTATGGGGAAAAATTATTTCAGTCATTCTAGTAGCATTTATTGCCCATTTTTCTGCACATTTAGTGATTCAATTATTCATTAGATTCATGACTGTTGTCACTGAATCTAGTTATATCCCTCTAGCTAGTCAATTAATTAACTTAGCTGGAATAACGTTTGCGACAGTACTAATAGGGTTACTACCATTTGTTTTAGGTATGATTAAGCATTCAACAGCTATAACAATGCTTACAGGACTTGGTTTAGCAGCATTACTTTCAAATGTAAGTCCAGGAAGTTTATCTAATAATATTGCTGATAACTTATTCTTTTTGATATTTGCAAGTTTCATAAGCTTAATGATTACTTCATTTTCAATTTTTAATATTTCAAGACAAGATATTAGTATCAAATAGCATAGTTGAGTTCAATCGAAGGAAAGTTAAAATTCCTTGATGATTTCTATAAAAAAGAGACTGTATAAGTTGGTATTTATGCTTCGGAAAAAAATTTCTTGCATTTAAAGCTGGATATAGAAAGAGAGATAGAAATGAGAAATATTGTTGAAATAAAAGAAGTTTTTAAAACAATTGATAAAGAAGAAATTTTAAGTGGTATCAACCTTCAAATTGCTGAAGGAGAAATCTATGGGTTTTTAGGACCGAATGGTGCTGGAAAAACAACGTTAATGAAATGTATGTTATCCTTATCAACAATTACATCAGGTAGTATTGAAATTTTTGGGAAAAATCTACAAGAACACAGAGAAGAAATCCTTAGCCAGATTGGTAGTATTATTGAAACACCAATTTTTTATGATAATTGCACTGCAAAAGAAATTTTGGTAATTCATGCTCAGTATATGGGGAAAAATATTACTGAATCAGATGTATTAAGAGTCTTAAGAATGGTCGGATTAAAAAATACGACTAAAAAAGTAAAAGATTTTTCGTTAGGAATGAGGCAAAGGCTTGGGTTAGCTCGTGCCTTTCTAACAAAACCTAAATTGTTAATTTTAGATGAGCCAATCAATGGTTTAGATCCAATAGGAATTCAAGAAATTCGAAATCTTTTGTTGTCGCTTTCTAAGGAGCATGGAATTACAGTACTAATATCGAGTCATATATTATCGGAAATTTCACAGATAGCAGATAAGATTGGTTTTATCAAAAATGGAGAAATGGTAGAACAGGTTTCTATGAAAGAGATTAGGAGAAAGAATATTGACTTAGAAGAATATTTTATGTCACATTTTCTCAATGAAATTAAGAATTATGAGGTAGATTAAGGATGAAACAATTGATAAAGAACCATCAGAAGGCTTTTTATGCTTTCATGATATTTAATATACTGGTCCCTTTAACTAATATTGCTTTTGCTTATTCTATTAAAGGTATTATTGATAGTGGTATGTCCCAAAATGAAGATGCCTTAACTCAAGCGGTACTAATAGGGGCTACTGTTATTTTCATCTATGCAGGACTCAACTTTATATCTCTTCGATTGAAAAATAAACTTGTTAGGCAAATCATGTCAAGATATAAAAACAAGGTGTTCCAATCTATTTTAGATAGGGATTATAAAGACTTTTCTAAAGAAAAATCAGGGAAATTTATTTCTGTATTAACCGAAAATATGAAGAAAATTGAGCAAGATTATCTGCACCAGTATTTTAATATTTCAAAAAACCTTTCCTTAATGATTTTTTCACTCCTAGCTATGTTTATAGGTAATTGGTTTTTGACCTTATTAGTAATCATTGCTAGCATTATTCCAATGATGATATCAGGATTTATTGGACAAAAATCAGCCTCTCTACAAAATAGTGCTATGATTGCAGATCAGAAGTATTTAGCTAAGGTTAAAGATATTTTAGCAGGATTTCTGGTTATTAAAAGTTTTAATGTGAAAGAGGCTATCTGTGAGGATTATAGTCATGAAAGTGAAAAATTTGATGAAATAAATTTTATAAAAGGGAAATTTGATATTTTAGCTAATGTTATTTCACAGCTTTCAGGGATGATTGTTTTTTTGGTAGCTTTTGGTGGAGGGATGTATCTCGTATTTAATGGCTATACCACAATTGGAAGTGTGACAGCTATTGTTCAACTAGTCAATTTTGTAGTAATGCCACTAAATGAAATTGGTATGGGAATGAGTAAATTTCGTGAAGGGCAAGCAACACTTAATGCATTTGAGGTAAAAGATGTAACTGGACTTCAGACTGGTGAAACGAAAGAATATTTCGATGATGTTATTTCTTTTTCAAATATAGACTTTTCTTACCCTAATGCTGAAGAAAAAATTTTTAATCATTTATCTTTAAAGATTCAAAAAGGGGAAAAAATTGCAATTGTAGGAATGTCAGGGAGTGGGAAATCAACTTTGCTCAATCTATTACTGCGTTTTTACGATATAACAAGTGGGCACATCTCCATTGATAATATAGATTTGCAAGCTATTTCAGCAGAGAGCCTTTATAACTTAATGACTATTGTTCAACAAGATGTTTATATCTTTGATGATACTTTAAGAGCCAATATTACTCTTAATCAATCCTTTACTGATGAGGAAATAAAGCAAGCTGTACAGCAGTCAGGTTTAGAAAGTTATGTTTTAGAAAATGAATCTGGTCTACAGACTTTATGTGGAGAGAATGGCTCAAATCTATCTGGCGGACAAAAACAAAGACTTAGTATTGCGCGTGCCTTGATTCGAAAAACACCAATCTTATTATTGGACGAGGCAACCTCGTCTTTGGATAATCAAGTAACTACTGAAATTGAAAAGTCAATCTTGGATATTCAAGATTTAACTGCACTTGTAGTCACCCACAAGTTGAATGAGAACATTTTGAAAAGATATGATAGGATTCTCTTTATGAAAGCAGGCGTCATTGTTGAAGATGGTTCTTTTTGTGACTTGATGGATAGGAGAGGTGAGTTTTATAAGTTGTTTGAGTTGAGTGTGTAATTCTCTTTCGTTTTATAGTATAATTTTATAAAACAATCTATCACTTTCGTTCTGTAGTATAGATGTTTGCTAGCATCACACGTCGAGTGTGTAGCTTTGCTGGTAAAAGCCTAGAAACCTTGGAACGAAAGGGATACTGAAAAGCCTTGATTGTAAGGCTTTTTTTGCATTTTTGTGATAGAATATAGGTAGTTATAATCGAGAGCAACTAAGAAGCAGAAAATATTACATTTAAAATAATCAAGATATGGAGATGAAATGACAGAAATTGATAAAAGGAATTTAAAAAATTATCTTTATATTACATTTGGAATTACTTATATAACATGGGGGCTTCTCGCCATAATTACGCAATCTCATATTTTGGGATTAGAAACGATTATAGGGAGATCATTACATATAGTAGGTGCACTTGGACCAGCTATTGCAAGTGTCTTTTATTTGAAAAGGAATAATATAAAATTTCAACATTTTGTATTTAGTAAGAAAGAAAATAGTAGTATTTATTTCATTATTCATTTGTTAGCAATTTTGATACTATTTTCTTTATCTTCCTTAGAATTAAACGGAGTATCAATTTACCTGATGCCACTATTCTATATTCAATTAATCTTTTTTGGTGGTGGTCACGAAGAATTAGGATGGAGAGGCATACTACAACCCTTACTTGATAAAAAATATACTTATTGGAAATCTAATTTGATTGTAGGATTAATTTGGGGGATATGGCATCTGCCTTTATGGTTTATTGTTGGAGAAAGTCATC
Above is a window of Streptococcus sp. LPB0220 DNA encoding:
- a CDS encoding shikimate kinase, which produces MAKILLGFMGTGKTTVGRILDPKFHDMDELIVEEIGMSINDYFAVEGEAAFRRREAEMLERLLENEAAIISPGGGIVVNPHNRALLEKNLHNIYLRVDFETLYSRIQNDKAMQRPLFLNHTKEEFKKIFEGRLPLYEDIATHIVDVEDKTPEEIAEIIRCL
- the rlmD gene encoding 23S rRNA (uracil(1939)-C(5))-methyltransferase RlmD, encoding MLKKNEIVTVEIVDLTHEGAGVAKVDGLVFFVENALPGEVIRMRVLKVNKKIGYGKVEEYIEKSPHRNEELDLAYLRSGIADLGHLAYPEQLKFKAKQVKDSLYKMAGISDIEVPLTLGMDHPVQYRNKAQVPVRRVNGQVETGFFRKNSHDLMPIEDFYIQDPVIDQVVLALRDLIRRFDLKPYDEKEQSGLIRNLVVRRGHHSGEIMVILVTTRPKVFRVDQLIEQLIKQFPAIKSVMQNINDQNTNAIFGKEWRTLYGQDYITDQMLGNSFQISGPAFYQVNTEMAEKLYQTAIDFADLRAEDIVIDAYSGIGTIGLSVAKHVKEVYGVEVIPEAVENSQKNASLNGITNAHYVCDTAENAMKNWLKEGIQPTAILVDPPRKGLTESFIKASAQTGADRIAYISCNVATMARDIKLYQELGYELKKVQPVDLFPQTHHVECVALLVKA
- a CDS encoding TetR/AcrR family transcriptional regulator; translated protein: MARNRNSHETRQKILEVSKNLFLEKGFDNTSIQDIIDGLGGLTKGVIYHHFESKYDILQTIISENNQEILNYNWRGNSGLEKIQNSLMDSFSNFEHQRLVYSASIMLRSPRLLGEQYLGLFSDFLPEIREKVYEGVEDGSIKTEYPEELADLIVLTLNIWIGFQISVFSLEELKRKMNFIKLTFEGLGVQLISDEMMEVIFNLFDHLKK
- a CDS encoding ABC transporter ATP-binding protein; the encoded protein is MRNIVEIKEVFKTIDKEEILSGINLQIAEGEIYGFLGPNGAGKTTLMKCMLSLSTITSGSIEIFGKNLQEHREEILSQIGSIIETPIFYDNCTAKEILVIHAQYMGKNITESDVLRVLRMVGLKNTTKKVKDFSLGMRQRLGLARAFLTKPKLLILDEPINGLDPIGIQEIRNLLLSLSKEHGITVLISSHILSEISQIADKIGFIKNGEMVEQVSMKEIRRKNIDLEEYFMSHFLNEIKNYEVD
- a CDS encoding CPBP family intramembrane glutamic endopeptidase encodes the protein MTEIDKRNLKNYLYITFGITYITWGLLAIITQSHILGLETIIGRSLHIVGALGPAIASVFYLKRNNIKFQHFVFSKKENSSIYFIIHLLAILILFSLSSLELNGVSIYLMPLFYIQLIFFGGGHEELGWRGILQPLLDKKYTYWKSNLIVGLIWGIWHLPLWFIVGESHQGFPFILFFIYTLFLSFVLGLLYRQTQSVGYCILFHAFANLLNLYFVLKINLTFIIIFIAYLIYTILASNRISKEKNLYPK
- a CDS encoding ABC transporter ATP-binding protein, which gives rise to MKQLIKNHQKAFYAFMIFNILVPLTNIAFAYSIKGIIDSGMSQNEDALTQAVLIGATVIFIYAGLNFISLRLKNKLVRQIMSRYKNKVFQSILDRDYKDFSKEKSGKFISVLTENMKKIEQDYLHQYFNISKNLSLMIFSLLAMFIGNWFLTLLVIIASIIPMMISGFIGQKSASLQNSAMIADQKYLAKVKDILAGFLVIKSFNVKEAICEDYSHESEKFDEINFIKGKFDILANVISQLSGMIVFLVAFGGGMYLVFNGYTTIGSVTAIVQLVNFVVMPLNEIGMGMSKFREGQATLNAFEVKDVTGLQTGETKEYFDDVISFSNIDFSYPNAEEKIFNHLSLKIQKGEKIAIVGMSGSGKSTLLNLLLRFYDITSGHISIDNIDLQAISAESLYNLMTIVQQDVYIFDDTLRANITLNQSFTDEEIKQAVQQSGLESYVLENESGLQTLCGENGSNLSGGQKQRLSIARALIRKTPILLLDEATSSLDNQVTTEIEKSILDIQDLTALVVTHKLNENILKRYDRILFMKAGVIVEDGSFCDLMDRRGEFYKLFELSV
- the aroA gene encoding 3-phosphoshikimate 1-carboxyvinyltransferase produces the protein MKLRTNSKGLRGTIRVPGDKSISHRSIIFGSLAKGETKVYDILRGEDVLSTIQVFRDLGVSIQDDGDVIRIQGVGFQGLQAPTAPLDMGNSGTSIRLISGVLAGQDFAVTMVGDDSLSKRPMDRVAIPLRQMGVEIAGQGERDCPPLHEKGTHQLHPIHYRLPAASAQVKSALIFAALQAEGESMIIEKEKTRDHTEDMIRQFGGEIQVDGKIIRIQGGQEFQGQEVIVPGDISSAAFWLVAGLILPDSMIKIENVGINQTRIGILEVIQEMGGDLTIEDRDEKAVSASLTVKTSSLKGIRIDGELIPRLIDELPIIALLATQANGQTVIADAEELRVKETDRIQVVADSLNAMGATVVPTEDGMIITGPTPLHGAELETFGDHRIGMMATIAALLVRDGDVMLDRAEAINTSYPSFFEDLETLLHG
- a CDS encoding LCP family protein, which encodes MSNESNFLSHHERKRLEYLYSNFHYLNEREQLEYNYLLKKSQGAYEEAEALQPEVDATEEVQGEIAEPIGDLPVYQSRSKKSKKKAVAATSDIPKKPRKKIRVKRILKWLALFFLLIIGGMVFMFVKGLNSKPTGPDAKPAVVEKFNGKKSRDGVNILILGTDGRIGEKSEETRTDSIMVVNVNNKEGKIKMVSFMRDTLVHIDGVSQQKIPEYDGYYDQKLNTAFTIGEQNNNQGAELVRQMLKDNFDIDIQYYAMVDFKTFATAIDTLFPNGVEMNAQFSTVDGEKVGEVEVPDDLNMKDGVVPQQTIKVGKQRMDGRTLLNYSRFRKDDEGDFGRTRRQQEVMSAIMHQIKDPTKLFTGSEALGKVFAMTSTNVPFSFLLTNGLGLVGSAGKGIERVTIPENGDWVDAYDMYGGQGLLVDFDAYKKKLYQMGLR
- a CDS encoding ABC transporter permease, translating into MLSLIKIELNKVSKSKLFLAWLCTIFIVLGITAIIIMGLGTDNKLGEFTGQDSNVIRITGKWEGWAIVASLFSFLFTKAAFLIFESYLLSTIIIDEFKRSTIFQLFSYPISKIKLLWGKIISVILVAFIAHFSAHLVIQLFIRFMTVVTESSYIPLASQLINLAGITFATVLIGLLPFVLGMIKHSTAITMLTGLGLAALLSNVSPGSLSNNIADNLFFLIFASFISLMITSFSIFNISRQDISIK
- the pheA gene encoding prephenate dehydratase: MLVGYLGPKGSFTHDVATHSFPTSERIAYRTITDVIKAYENQEIDFAVVPVENSIEGSVHETLDYLFHQGTIQAVAEVVYPIKQQLLVAKKDRPIRTVYSHPQALAQGKAFLRAHYPDAAMEMTASTAYAARYVAEHPDLEIAAIAPLAAASEYGLEVQAKDIQEIEDNYTRFWILGAKEPAISETLSPALQKVSLALTLPSNLAGALYKGLSTFAWRGINLTKIESRPLKTALGEYFFIIDLLNEAPDLLQFAYQELDSLGIQTKVLGQYQVYTLKDNGMEKR